A part of Winslowiella toletana genomic DNA contains:
- a CDS encoding response regulator transcription factor yields the protein MKILLVDDDVELGTMLSQYLIGEGFDASLVLTGKAGVEGALSGEYTAMILDIMLPDMSGIDVLRQVRQNSRLPVIMLTAKGDNIDRVIGLEMGADDYMPKPCYPRELVARLRAVLRRFEEQVPAPEKKDLITWGDLALNPATRISQWKNKPFDLTASEFNLLDLLLRSPDRVVSKDELSEKGLGRPREAYDRSVDVHISNIRQKLAQLTGDTINIETVRSIGYRIR from the coding sequence ATGAAAATTTTATTAGTCGACGACGATGTTGAATTAGGCACCATGCTCAGCCAGTACCTGATCGGCGAAGGCTTTGATGCTTCGCTGGTGCTGACCGGCAAAGCGGGCGTGGAAGGTGCGCTTTCCGGCGAATATACCGCGATGATCCTCGATATTATGCTGCCGGATATGAGCGGCATTGATGTGCTGCGTCAGGTACGCCAGAACAGCCGCCTGCCGGTGATTATGCTGACGGCGAAAGGGGACAATATCGACCGGGTGATCGGTCTGGAGATGGGCGCTGATGACTATATGCCGAAGCCCTGTTATCCGCGTGAGCTGGTAGCACGCCTGCGTGCGGTGCTGCGTCGTTTCGAAGAGCAGGTTCCGGCGCCGGAAAAGAAAGATCTGATTACCTGGGGGGATCTGGCGCTAAATCCAGCCACCCGCATCAGCCAGTGGAAAAATAAACCTTTTGATCTTACCGCCTCGGAATTCAATCTGCTCGATCTGCTGCTGCGTTCGCCGGATCGCGTGGTATCAAAAGATGAGCTGTCCGAAAAAGGCCTCGGACGTCCGCGTGAAGCCTATGACCGCAGCGTCGACGTGCATATCAGTAATATTCGTCAGAAGCTGGCCCAGCTGACAGGTGATACCATCAATATTGAGACGGTGCGCAGCATCGGTTATCGCATTCGATGA
- the cysA gene encoding sulfate/thiosulfate ABC transporter ATP-binding protein CysA: MSIEINYINKSFGRTKVLNDITLDIPSGQMVALLGPSGSGKTTLLRIIAGLEHQNSGQLSFHGKDVSRLHARDRQVGFVFQHYALFRHMTVFDNIAFGLTVLPRRERPSAAVIKQKVTQLLEMVQLGHLASRYPAQLSGGQKQRVALARALAVEPQILLLDEPFGALDAQVRKELRRWLRQLHEELKFTSVFVTHDQEEAMEVADRVVVMSQGNIEQVGTPDEVWREPSTRFVLEFLGEVNRFDGEIHGSQFHVGAHHWPLGYAPAHQGNVELFLRPWEIDVSRQSSLETPLPVQVLEVSPRGHYWQVVAQPAGWHLDPVTLVVEGDNVAPIRGERLFVGLQQARLYNGDVPLRAVAFAESA, from the coding sequence ATGAGCATTGAGATTAACTACATCAATAAATCATTTGGCCGTACCAAAGTGCTGAATGACATTACGCTGGATATCCCTTCTGGCCAGATGGTGGCGCTGCTTGGCCCCTCCGGATCCGGTAAAACCACGCTGCTGCGGATTATCGCTGGCCTCGAGCATCAGAACAGCGGTCAGCTGAGTTTTCATGGTAAAGATGTCAGCCGCCTGCATGCGCGCGACCGCCAGGTTGGTTTTGTGTTCCAGCACTATGCGCTGTTCCGCCATATGACGGTTTTCGACAATATCGCTTTTGGTCTGACGGTATTGCCACGGCGTGAGCGTCCTTCTGCTGCGGTGATTAAACAGAAAGTGACGCAACTGCTGGAGATGGTGCAACTGGGCCATTTAGCCAGCCGCTATCCGGCGCAGTTGTCCGGTGGTCAGAAGCAGCGCGTGGCGCTGGCGCGCGCGCTGGCCGTTGAGCCGCAGATTTTATTGCTGGATGAGCCTTTTGGCGCGCTGGATGCACAGGTGCGTAAAGAGCTGCGCCGCTGGCTGCGTCAGCTGCACGAAGAACTGAAATTCACCAGTGTGTTTGTCACCCATGATCAGGAAGAAGCGATGGAAGTCGCCGATCGCGTGGTGGTGATGAGCCAGGGCAATATTGAACAGGTTGGCACCCCGGATGAAGTGTGGCGCGAGCCATCGACGCGCTTTGTGCTGGAGTTCCTTGGTGAAGTAAACCGTTTTGACGGTGAAATTCACGGTTCGCAGTTCCATGTTGGCGCGCATCACTGGCCACTGGGTTATGCACCAGCGCATCAGGGCAACGTTGAACTGTTCCTGCGTCCGTGGGAAATCGACGTCAGTCGTCAAAGCAGTCTTGAAACCCCGCTGCCGGTGCAGGTGCTGGAAGTCAGCCCGCGCGGTCATTACTGGCAGGTGGTGGCTCAGCCTGCGGGCTGGCATCTCGATCCGGTGACGCTGGTGGTGGAGGGCGACAATGTTGCCCCGATTCGCGGTGAGCGTCTGTTTGTCGGCCTGCAACAGGCGCGTCTGTATAACGGCGATGTGCCATTACGCGCGGTTGCCTTTGCTGAAAGCGCCTGA
- a CDS encoding efflux RND transporter periplasmic adaptor subunit, whose amino-acid sequence MELRRASGRRWIIIILLIVAVVGLFGWFSLHKVQQKPNYITALAQQRDLQQTVLADGKITASKQVSVGAQASGQIKSLQVTLGEQIKQGQLIAEIDNLTQQNELRNAQAALKNIQAQRAAKQAVLTNYNAAFLRQKAMLAKNLTAKADYDAALANLNSTQADIQALDAQIIQSQIQVDTAQVNLGYSQILSPMDGTVVSIPVEEGQTVNAVQSAPTIVKVANLDTMTVKAQISEADVVSVRPGMQVWFTILGQPDKRYSATLRAIEPAPDSINTDSSLSASSGSTSSASSSSEAIYYYGLFDVANPQHTLRISMTAEVHIVLGDHPNAIVIPSTALDTLNGKTSVQVVDDQQQITRREVTVGINNNIEAQITAGLKAGEQVIISQGTASDAAHPVGM is encoded by the coding sequence ATGGAATTACGCCGCGCTTCAGGCCGACGCTGGATCATTATTATTTTGCTAATTGTGGCAGTTGTTGGGCTGTTTGGCTGGTTTAGCCTGCATAAAGTTCAGCAAAAACCCAATTATATTACGGCACTGGCGCAACAGCGCGATTTGCAACAGACAGTGCTGGCCGATGGCAAGATTACCGCCAGCAAGCAAGTAAGCGTCGGCGCGCAGGCATCAGGCCAGATAAAATCGCTACAGGTTACGCTTGGCGAACAGATCAAACAGGGCCAGCTAATTGCGGAAATTGATAACCTGACGCAGCAAAACGAACTGCGCAATGCGCAGGCGGCGCTGAAAAATATCCAGGCGCAGCGCGCGGCTAAGCAGGCGGTGCTGACCAACTATAATGCCGCATTCTTACGCCAGAAAGCGATGCTGGCAAAGAACCTGACCGCGAAAGCGGATTACGATGCCGCACTGGCCAATCTCAACAGCACGCAAGCTGATATCCAGGCGCTGGATGCACAAATTATCCAGTCGCAGATCCAGGTCGATACCGCGCAGGTCAATCTTGGCTACAGCCAGATCCTTTCTCCTATGGATGGCACCGTGGTGTCAATTCCGGTTGAAGAGGGCCAGACGGTTAACGCCGTACAGAGCGCGCCAACCATTGTTAAAGTCGCCAACCTCGATACCATGACGGTTAAAGCGCAGATTTCCGAAGCGGATGTGGTCAGCGTCCGGCCTGGCATGCAGGTATGGTTTACCATTCTCGGCCAGCCTGATAAACGCTACAGCGCCACCCTGCGTGCAATTGAACCTGCGCCCGATTCGATTAATACCGACAGCAGCCTCAGCGCCAGCAGTGGCAGCACCTCCAGCGCGTCATCCTCCAGTGAGGCGATTTACTACTACGGTCTGTTTGATGTCGCTAATCCGCAACATACGCTGCGCATCTCAATGACCGCTGAAGTGCATATTGTGCTGGGCGATCACCCGAACGCCATTGTTATCCCTTCGACTGCGCTGGATACGCTCAACGGTAAAACCAGCGTGCAGGTAGTGGATGACCAGCAGCAGATAACGCGCCGTGAAGTCACAGTCGGTATTAATAACAATATCGAAGCGCAGATTACTGCGGGCCTGAAAGCCGGTGAACAGGTGATTATCAGCCAGGGAACCGCCTCAGATGCCGCACACCCGGTGGGGATGTAA
- the cysW gene encoding sulfate/thiosulfate ABC transporter permease CysW: MADVSEFNGVARPRINWSKWLLIGLGMLISLGLLVVPLIAIFAEAFAQGIGAVFSNLQDPDMLHAIWLTVLVALITVPVNLVFGTLLAWLVTRFTFPGRQLLLTLFDVPFAVSPVVAGLIYLLFYGTNGPAGGWLDAHNIQLMFSWPGMVMVTVFVTCPFVVRELVPVMLSQGSHEDEAAVLLGASGWQMFRRVTLPNIRWALLYGIVLTNARAIGEFGAVSVVSGSIRGETYTLPLQVELLHQDYNSVGAFTAAALLTLMAIVTLFLKSALQWRLESQDKRLQQEGNHEH, encoded by the coding sequence ATGGCTGATGTATCTGAATTTAACGGCGTCGCGCGTCCGCGTATCAACTGGAGCAAGTGGCTGCTGATTGGTCTGGGTATGCTGATCTCGCTTGGTTTGCTGGTGGTGCCGCTGATTGCCATTTTTGCTGAGGCTTTTGCCCAGGGGATTGGCGCGGTGTTCAGCAACCTGCAGGATCCCGATATGCTGCACGCCATCTGGCTGACGGTGCTGGTGGCGTTGATTACCGTACCGGTGAATCTGGTGTTCGGCACGTTGCTGGCGTGGCTGGTAACGCGCTTTACCTTTCCGGGACGTCAGCTGCTGCTGACCCTGTTTGATGTGCCATTTGCGGTATCGCCGGTGGTTGCTGGCCTGATTTATCTGCTGTTTTACGGCACCAACGGTCCGGCTGGCGGCTGGCTGGATGCGCATAATATCCAGCTGATGTTCTCATGGCCGGGCATGGTGATGGTGACGGTGTTTGTCACCTGTCCGTTTGTCGTGCGCGAGCTGGTGCCGGTGATGTTAAGCCAGGGCAGTCATGAAGATGAAGCGGCGGTGCTGTTAGGCGCCTCCGGCTGGCAGATGTTCCGGCGCGTGACGCTGCCGAATATTCGCTGGGCATTGTTGTACGGCATTGTGCTGACCAACGCGCGCGCGATTGGCGAGTTTGGTGCGGTCTCGGTGGTTTCGGGATCGATTCGCGGCGAAACCTATACGCTGCCATTACAAGTTGAATTACTGCATCAGGACTACAACAGCGTCGGCGCTTTTACTGCTGCTGCGCTGTTGACCCTGATGGCGATAGTGACACTGTTTCTGAAAAGCGCGCTGCAATGGCGTTTAGAGAGCCAGGACAAGCGCTTGCAACAGGAGGGAAATCATGAGCATTGA
- the crr gene encoding PTS glucose transporter subunit IIA — MGLFSKLFGDKSETTSGAIEIVAPLSGEIVNIEDVPDVVFAEKIVGDGIAIKPAGNKMVAPVDGTIGKIFETNHAFSIESDNGIELFVHFGIDTVELKGEGFKRIAEEGQKVKKGDVVIEFDLALLEEKAKSTLTPVVISNMDEIKELIKLTGSVVVGETPIIRIRK, encoded by the coding sequence ATGGGTTTGTTTTCTAAACTTTTTGGCGATAAATCAGAAACGACGTCTGGTGCCATTGAGATCGTTGCACCACTGTCTGGCGAAATCGTAAATATCGAAGACGTGCCGGATGTTGTGTTTGCAGAGAAAATTGTTGGCGACGGTATCGCCATCAAGCCTGCTGGCAACAAAATGGTAGCGCCGGTAGACGGTACCATCGGTAAGATTTTCGAAACTAACCATGCTTTTTCTATCGAATCTGACAATGGCATTGAGCTGTTTGTCCACTTCGGTATCGATACGGTTGAACTGAAAGGCGAAGGCTTTAAACGCATCGCTGAAGAAGGTCAGAAGGTTAAGAAAGGTGACGTGGTCATCGAGTTTGACCTGGCGCTGCTGGAAGAGAAAGCGAAGTCTACGCTGACTCCGGTAGTGATCTCGAATATGGATGAGATCAAAGAGCTGATCAAACTTACCGGTAGCGTAGTTGTGGGCGAAACCCCAATTATCCGCATCAGGAAGTAA
- a CDS encoding sensor histidine kinase, producing the protein MNSRFRGRLFWKILFGFWLVFLVISQLLWLGFTLNGKHHEPPENITVRRIVNLQMTSAVSVLQRGGLTALNDMMADWSPGDRRFFSVEPMPMPPQETSRKELDHMLTPGSFPSEVVEWVTGADGQQYMLRYDVRGLREDSAMGGHPRNILNIPEPMFIFAGVAGLLFSLLLAWNLTRPMRQLREGFAKVSNGDLSVRLYPTMRRRHDELSIVASDFDAMVERLSVLVRAREELLHDVSHELRSPLARLQLATGLARQTPASVESSLDRIDEEARRLDKMIGELLTLSRAENETMPDEQYFDLLGLLEAVVNDARYEAQVPGVEILLDASRKEDFTVKGNAELIRRAVENVVRNALRFSLHGQQVRVTLRQESHWLEICVSDNGPGVEAEKLSSIFDPFVRVNSPLMGKGYGLGLSIVRKVVLAHQGEVHAVNGKQGGLELTIRLPHWVV; encoded by the coding sequence ATGAATAGTCGTTTTCGTGGTCGTCTGTTCTGGAAGATCCTGTTTGGCTTCTGGCTGGTGTTTCTGGTGATCAGCCAGCTGTTATGGCTCGGCTTTACGCTCAATGGTAAGCATCATGAACCGCCGGAAAATATCACCGTACGCCGTATTGTTAACCTGCAAATGACCTCAGCAGTATCGGTATTGCAGCGCGGCGGGCTGACGGCGCTTAACGATATGATGGCTGACTGGTCGCCGGGCGACCGGCGTTTCTTCTCGGTGGAGCCGATGCCGATGCCGCCGCAGGAGACTTCACGCAAAGAGCTGGACCATATGCTGACGCCCGGTTCGTTTCCCAGTGAAGTGGTTGAATGGGTCACCGGCGCTGATGGTCAGCAGTATATGCTGCGCTATGACGTCAGGGGGTTACGTGAAGACAGCGCGATGGGCGGCCATCCGCGCAATATTCTCAATATTCCGGAGCCGATGTTTATCTTCGCCGGCGTGGCGGGATTGCTGTTTAGCCTGTTGCTGGCGTGGAACCTGACGCGGCCAATGCGTCAGCTGCGCGAAGGTTTCGCCAAAGTGTCGAACGGCGATCTGTCGGTGCGGCTCTATCCCACGATGCGTCGCCGCCACGATGAGTTATCAATTGTCGCCAGTGATTTCGATGCGATGGTCGAGCGCCTGTCGGTGCTGGTGCGGGCGCGTGAAGAGTTACTGCATGATGTCTCCCATGAGTTGCGTTCGCCGCTGGCGCGCCTGCAACTGGCGACCGGACTGGCGCGCCAGACACCCGCTTCCGTTGAAAGCTCGCTCGATCGTATTGATGAGGAAGCGCGTCGGCTGGACAAGATGATTGGCGAGCTGCTGACGCTGTCGCGCGCCGAGAACGAGACCATGCCTGATGAGCAGTATTTCGATCTGCTGGGGTTGCTGGAGGCGGTGGTCAACGATGCGCGCTATGAAGCGCAGGTGCCGGGCGTGGAGATTCTGCTGGATGCCAGCCGCAAAGAAGACTTTACCGTGAAGGGCAATGCTGAACTTATCCGCCGCGCGGTGGAGAATGTGGTGCGCAATGCGCTGCGTTTCTCACTACACGGGCAGCAGGTGAGGGTGACGCTACGTCAGGAGAGCCACTGGCTGGAGATTTGCGTCAGTGATAATGGCCCGGGGGTTGAAGCGGAAAAACTGTCCAGCATCTTTGATCCTTTTGTCCGCGTTAACTCGCCGCTGATGGGCAAGGGCTACGGTTTAGGGCTGTCGATTGTGCGTAAGGTGGTCCTGGCGCATCAGGGTGAAGTACATGCGGTTAACGGCAAACAGGGCGGTCTGGAGCTGACCATTCGCCTGCCGCACTGGGTGGTGTAA
- the cysM gene encoding cysteine synthase CysM, which yields MTTLEQTIGNTPLIKLQRLTPANGSEIWLKLEGNNPAGSVKDRAALWMIQQAEQRGEIHPGDVLIEATSGNTGIALAMIAAMKGYQLKLLMPDNMSIERQAAMKAYGAGLILVSKQLGMEGARDLAQEMAARGEGKVLDQFNNPDNPLAHYSTTGPEIWRQTDGRLTHFVSSMGTTGTITGVGRYLKEQGHGVEIVGLQPEEGSAIPGIRRWPAAYLPGIYRPELVDRVIDMGQNEAEQTMRQLAQREGIFCGVSSGGAVAGALRIAREQPGSVVVAIICDRGDRYLSTGVYN from the coding sequence GTGACGACACTCGAACAGACCATCGGTAACACCCCGCTGATTAAACTCCAGCGCCTGACGCCTGCGAATGGCAGTGAAATCTGGCTGAAGCTGGAAGGAAATAACCCTGCCGGATCGGTAAAGGATCGCGCGGCGCTGTGGATGATTCAGCAGGCGGAACAGCGCGGTGAAATCCATCCGGGCGATGTGCTGATTGAGGCCACCAGTGGCAATACCGGCATTGCGCTGGCGATGATTGCAGCGATGAAAGGCTACCAGCTGAAACTGCTGATGCCGGACAATATGAGCATTGAGCGTCAGGCGGCGATGAAAGCGTATGGCGCCGGGCTGATTCTGGTCAGCAAACAGCTGGGAATGGAAGGTGCGCGTGATCTGGCACAGGAGATGGCGGCGCGTGGTGAAGGCAAAGTGCTGGATCAGTTTAATAACCCGGACAATCCGCTGGCGCATTACAGCACCACCGGCCCGGAAATCTGGCGGCAGACTGACGGACGCCTGACCCATTTTGTCTCCAGCATGGGCACTACCGGTACCATTACCGGTGTCGGTCGCTATCTGAAAGAGCAGGGCCATGGTGTTGAGATTGTCGGGCTACAGCCGGAAGAGGGCAGTGCGATTCCTGGTATTCGCCGCTGGCCGGCCGCTTATCTGCCTGGCATCTACCGTCCTGAATTAGTTGATCGGGTTATCGATATGGGGCAGAACGAAGCGGAGCAGACCATGCGTCAGCTGGCGCAACGCGAAGGGATTTTCTGTGGCGTCAGTTCCGGCGGTGCGGTAGCGGGGGCGCTGCGGATTGCGCGTGAGCAGCCAGGCAGCGTGGTGGTGGCGATTATCTGCGATCGTGGCGATCGTTATCTCTCGACTGGCGTTTATAACTGA
- the ptsI gene encoding phosphoenolpyruvate-protein phosphotransferase PtsI, which produces MISGILASPGIAFGKALLLKEDEIVINRKKISAEEVDQEVKRFLDGRSKAAEQLEAIKIKAGETFGEEKEAIFEGHIMLLEDEELEQEIIALIKDEKASADAAAHTIIEGQAKALEELDDEYLKERAADVRDIGKRLLQNILGLHIVDLSAIKEEVLLVAKDLTPSETAQLNLDKVLGFITDLGGRTSHTSIMARSLELPAIVGTGNVTSLVKNDDYLILDGVNNKIYVNPTADVIEELKAVHNQYVTEKNDLAKLKDLPAITLDGHQVEVCANIGTVRDIAGAERNGAEGVGLYRTEFLFMDRDSLPTEEEQFQAYKAVAEGMGSQAVIVRTMDIGGDKDLPYMNLPKEDNPFLGWRAIRIAMDRKEILHAQLRAILRASSFGKLRIMFPMIISVEEVRALKVELELLKAQLRDEGKAFDETIEVGIMVETPASAVIARHLAKEVDFFSIGTNDLTQYTLAVDRGNDLISHLYNPMTPSVLGLIKQVIDASHAEGKWTGMCGELAGDERATLLLLGMGLDEFSMSAISIPSIKKIIRNTNFEDAKALAEQALAQPTAEELMNLVNKFIEEKTLC; this is translated from the coding sequence ATGATTTCAGGCATTTTAGCATCACCGGGTATCGCTTTCGGCAAGGCACTTCTGCTGAAGGAAGATGAAATCGTTATTAACCGGAAAAAGATTTCTGCTGAAGAAGTCGATCAGGAAGTTAAGCGCTTCCTTGATGGCCGTAGTAAGGCCGCTGAGCAGCTCGAAGCAATCAAAATCAAAGCCGGCGAAACATTCGGTGAAGAAAAAGAAGCGATCTTCGAAGGCCACATTATGTTGCTGGAAGATGAAGAGCTCGAGCAGGAAATCATAGCCCTGATTAAAGACGAGAAAGCCTCTGCTGACGCTGCGGCTCACACCATCATTGAAGGCCAGGCCAAAGCGCTGGAAGAGCTGGACGATGAGTATCTGAAAGAGCGTGCAGCTGATGTGCGTGATATCGGTAAACGTCTGCTGCAGAACATCCTTGGCCTGCATATCGTCGATCTGAGCGCGATTAAAGAAGAAGTGCTGCTGGTGGCGAAAGATCTGACGCCTTCAGAGACCGCACAGCTGAACCTGGACAAAGTGCTGGGCTTTATTACCGATCTGGGTGGCCGCACTTCGCACACCTCCATTATGGCGCGCTCCCTGGAGCTGCCTGCCATCGTCGGTACCGGCAATGTCACCTCGCTGGTGAAAAATGATGATTATCTGATCCTTGATGGCGTTAACAATAAAATTTATGTTAACCCGACTGCGGACGTTATCGAGGAACTGAAAGCGGTACACAACCAATATGTTACCGAGAAAAACGATCTGGCAAAACTGAAAGACCTGCCGGCTATCACCCTGGATGGACATCAGGTTGAAGTGTGCGCCAATATCGGTACCGTGCGTGATATCGCCGGTGCAGAGCGCAACGGCGCAGAAGGTGTTGGCCTGTATCGTACTGAATTCCTGTTTATGGATCGCGACTCGCTGCCAACCGAAGAAGAGCAGTTCCAGGCGTATAAAGCGGTAGCCGAAGGCATGGGCTCGCAGGCAGTGATCGTGCGTACCATGGACATCGGCGGCGATAAAGATCTGCCGTACATGAACCTGCCAAAAGAAGATAACCCGTTCCTCGGCTGGCGCGCTATCCGTATCGCCATGGATCGTAAAGAGATTCTGCATGCCCAGCTGCGCGCTATTCTGCGTGCTTCCTCATTCGGCAAACTGCGCATTATGTTCCCGATGATTATTTCAGTGGAAGAAGTTCGCGCGCTGAAAGTCGAGCTGGAGCTGCTTAAAGCGCAACTGCGTGACGAAGGCAAAGCTTTCGATGAGACTATCGAAGTAGGCATTATGGTGGAAACACCCGCCTCGGCAGTGATCGCCCGCCACCTGGCGAAAGAAGTCGATTTCTTTAGTATTGGGACAAATGACCTGACGCAGTATACTCTGGCGGTAGATCGCGGCAACGATCTGATCTCCCATCTCTACAACCCGATGACGCCATCCGTCCTTGGTCTGATCAAGCAAGTTATTGATGCTTCTCATGCTGAAGGCAAATGGACCGGTATGTGTGGTGAGCTGGCAGGTGATGAACGTGCTACACTACTGTTATTGGGAATGGGGCTGGATGAATTTAGTATGAGTGCCATTTCTATCCCAAGCATCAAGAAAATTATTCGTAATACGAATTTTGAAGATGCGAAGGCATTAGCAGAGCAGGCTCTGGCTCAACCGACCGCGGAAGAGTTAATGAACCTGGTCAACAAGTTCATTGAAGAAAAAACACTCTGCTGA
- a CDS encoding MacB family efflux pump subunit, translating into MALLQLKQINREFSSGEQRVRVLKNINLSIEAGEFVAIVGASGSGKSTLMNLLGCLDKASSGDYLVAGKATARLDSDALAELRREHFGFIFQRYHLLGELSALGNAEIPAIYAGKSHAERRQRATALLTRLGLGERLHYRPGQLSGGQQQRVSIARALMNGGEVILADEPTGALDSHSGEEVLNILRDLHQQGHTVVIVTHDMRIAQNADRIIEIHDGEIIADNRSEGVPQHQRIQFSPPVVPHPWRALRDRLNEAFKMALVSMMSQRLRTFLTMLGIIIGIASVVSVVALGKGSQQKILQEISSMGTSTLDVFPGADFGDMNSARIQTLRPSDADALAQQPYVHSVTPSITNSTTLKYRNQALTIAVNGVGEQFFAVRGYRLSQGMAFNRASVDAVAQEAVIDENTLKKLFPNNENPLGQVIMLGNMPVRIIGVATRQSSFGRDSNLNIWVPYTTAMKRMIGKTYLSGITVRIKDNIDLAVAEQGVTKLLQQRHGSKDFFIMNTDSIRNAIESTTNTMTLLVAAIALISLLVGGIGVMNIMLVSVTERTREIGVRMAVGARASDIMQQFLIEAVLVCLTGGIIGVLLALLPGVLLAQSSSSFAMIYSPFSIIAAFICSSLIGVLFGFFPARRAARMDPIHALERE; encoded by the coding sequence ATGGCGCTTCTGCAGCTGAAACAGATTAACCGCGAGTTTAGCAGCGGTGAACAGCGCGTGCGGGTGTTGAAAAATATCAACCTGTCGATCGAGGCTGGCGAGTTTGTGGCGATTGTCGGCGCTTCCGGCTCCGGTAAATCGACGCTGATGAACCTGTTAGGCTGTCTGGATAAAGCCAGTAGCGGTGATTATCTGGTGGCGGGCAAAGCCACCGCCCGGCTCGACAGCGATGCGCTGGCCGAACTGCGTCGCGAGCACTTTGGGTTTATCTTTCAGCGTTATCACCTGCTCGGTGAACTTAGCGCGCTGGGCAATGCTGAGATCCCGGCGATCTATGCCGGTAAAAGCCACGCAGAACGCCGTCAGCGCGCCACGGCGTTACTGACACGCTTAGGGCTGGGTGAACGCCTGCACTACCGTCCGGGCCAGCTCTCCGGCGGTCAGCAGCAGCGTGTCAGTATTGCCCGTGCGCTGATGAATGGCGGCGAAGTGATCCTCGCCGATGAACCGACCGGGGCGCTGGACAGCCACAGCGGCGAAGAAGTGCTGAATATCCTGCGCGATCTGCATCAGCAGGGACATACCGTGGTGATCGTCACTCACGATATGCGCATTGCGCAAAACGCCGACCGGATTATCGAAATCCACGACGGCGAAATTATTGCCGATAACCGCAGCGAGGGTGTACCGCAACATCAGCGGATTCAGTTCAGCCCTCCGGTGGTTCCGCACCCCTGGCGCGCACTGCGCGACCGTCTGAATGAAGCCTTTAAAATGGCGCTGGTTTCGATGATGTCGCAGCGGTTGCGCACTTTCCTCACCATGCTTGGCATTATTATTGGTATCGCTTCGGTGGTCTCAGTGGTGGCGCTGGGGAAAGGTTCGCAACAAAAAATCCTGCAGGAAATTAGCTCAATGGGCACCAGTACGCTGGATGTGTTCCCCGGCGCTGATTTTGGCGATATGAATTCCGCACGCATCCAGACGCTGCGCCCCAGTGATGCCGATGCACTGGCGCAGCAGCCCTATGTCCACAGTGTCACCCCTTCGATCACTAACAGCACCACACTGAAATACCGTAACCAGGCGCTGACGATTGCGGTAAATGGCGTGGGTGAGCAATTTTTTGCCGTCCGTGGCTACCGCTTATCGCAGGGAATGGCCTTTAATCGCGCCAGTGTTGATGCGGTCGCGCAGGAAGCGGTGATTGATGAAAATACGCTGAAGAAACTGTTTCCCAACAATGAAAATCCGTTGGGTCAGGTGATTATGCTGGGCAATATGCCGGTACGGATTATCGGGGTTGCCACGCGCCAGAGTAGCTTTGGCCGCGACAGCAACCTCAATATCTGGGTGCCTTACACCACCGCGATGAAGCGCATGATTGGCAAAACTTACCTTAGCGGCATTACGGTGCGGATAAAGGATAATATTGACCTCGCGGTGGCGGAACAGGGGGTCACCAAACTGCTGCAACAGCGTCACGGCAGCAAAGATTTCTTTATTATGAACACCGACAGCATTCGCAATGCGATTGAGAGCACCACCAATACCATGACGCTGCTGGTGGCGGCGATTGCGCTGATTTCGCTGCTGGTTGGCGGCATTGGCGTAATGAATATTATGCTGGTATCGGTAACTGAAAGAACGCGGGAAATTGGCGTACGTATGGCGGTGGGCGCCCGCGCCAGCGATATTATGCAGCAATTTCTGATTGAGGCAGTGCTGGTCTGTCTGACCGGCGGCATTATTGGCGTACTGCTGGCGCTGCTGCCAGGTGTCTTGCTGGCGCAGAGCAGCAGCAGTTTCGCTATGATCTATTCGCCGTTCTCGATTATTGCCGCTTTTATCTGTTCCAGCCTGATTGGCGTGCTGTTTGGCTTCTTTCCCGCCCGCCGCGCCGCACGGATGGATCCGATTCATGCGCTGGAGCGGGAGTAA